The Vigna unguiculata cultivar IT97K-499-35 chromosome 1, ASM411807v1, whole genome shotgun sequence nucleotide sequence tatggAATAGGCCAAATTTGTGTGTGTTCCCTTTTCCAATTTTTGATTAATAAATTGACATACCTTACATGACTTTTATTGCTCAACTATCTAAAGAATTGACATGTTACGCATTGAATTGGTATCCTACTATTTCAATCAATTCTTCTATCTATTTATATGTTTGGAATACGAACTTAGGTAATACGCACATAAATGTGATTTGAAATAAATGTGATTTGAAAGTTAGGTCTTCAAAATTGAGGCGCATGCAGTGTATTTAAGGGAATAAAGGAAATTTTTCCTACCCTTGATAATAGTAAGTGTTCAATGCATTTGTAATCTCAAATTACTTGTACTGCTTTGCCCGCAATGTAACATTACTCTATTTGCAGGCAAAAACCAGAAAGACTCTGTCGTAGAGCATAGTTTCATTTACCcatcatattaataatatttattatttttctttcatttggcGTCTGtcttgaaagaaaataaagaaaattgagGGAAAATGAAGTAGGTAAAGGGAAAATGGTAATGGTGAATTAGAAGTtgagttgtagaaaggaaacaAAAGTACTAGTCCAGAAGGGATTGGAATGTACAACACTATTCTTTTCCATTATCTTCCAAGAAAGAGCAGAGTGAGCTATGCATATACATCTATCTGTGCATGCTTAGCTAAGTAAAGTAAGATTTTCTAAAGTTTTTCTGATCAGCCACCACAGTAGAGTCTCACTCTTGAGGACAAAATTGGAATCTCCGCTGGTGTCTGCACATTTAACACCCAAATGTGTCTACCCTTGTTATCTTCAATCTCTTCACTGTGGATAAGAACATCCTACACCATCGAAACAACAAGCACATCAATACACAGAATGGAACACATAATGATTTCTCAGAGACAATAAGGAATCAATCAACTTACTCCCAAGGAACATCTCCAACCATCACCAAATCCCCTTCTTCATCTTCGTATGTTAGTACATGGCATCTCTCAGGTTGCACTCCATTCATCTCTGTTCCCCTGTTAACAATATTCCACTGTTATTTCATACACTCTTTTCAACACATTCTTGTAAACTAAGAATTAAAGAGGGACATTTTCATAACAGATtatgaactaaaaataaaagaaattgaattgaTAAAGGGCAGCAGACTCACAAAGAATGGTAGTGTCGAACATGTGTTCAAGAGTCCTCACTAACTCATAATAGCCTCCATGAGCAAGTATATTGAGTTTCCTTCCTATTGGAATGCCTTCCATGTAGACCTTCACAAAGAAGCTGCTATGGTCGTTGCAATCATTCACTTCAGCACCTTGTGAAATGTTCACCAGAGGGTGCTGTGGTTGTCGCCAATGCCCCCTACATCATCAAATCAACAACACACATGATATAATCAGTCTTCAACTGATGAAAGTTTCGTGATAAGTAGTAGCGTAACACAAACCTTGAAAGAGAAGAGCCACCACGATGAGCGGCGGAAATGCTGAGTCCAAGGCTGAGATCGGTGGGAAGCTCTTGTGTGAGAGATGATGCAGTGGAAATGAgaaggtggtggtggttgctgctgctgctgatggaggaggaagaagaactaGAGTGCTTTCCCATTGTGGTATTGAGGAAGTAGCAAAAGGGTGATGATGATGACTCACCAAGCCGCCACCTTAAGGGCTTAAATAAACGAAGAAAGAGATGATGGTCCTATTCGTAGAATCAAGACTTCCTCTGCAGCAGAGCCACTTCGCACcccactttttcttttttctatgtAATTGCTTGCTAGACCTCAAATGTTGTCGTGGTAGCCGACAGCTACACGTGTCAATAACAAAACTCCAACTTGGCATCTTCCACTCACTGACGTGTGTTTATTCCATTCAATTTTTCACTGTATAATTTGTTTCAACCCTCCTCATAACCTCAATTAGTAGTACAATACAAACTTTTACAGAGAGATATTGATGTTCTTAacaatttaaaagtattaatgagaaggttaaaaataaaattaatgatttaaattagtGTTGTGGAAGGGAGGGAATGAAGGAAGATGGGGTGTGGTGCAGAGAATTGAATTGATGGGGTGGACAAGAGAACATCGATATCTGAAACCTTGTACATACATGTAATATCCAATAATCAATGTTCAATGGATATAATCATCGTGTTGCGCATGAGTGACCTTGATTGGAGAGACAAAATATATAAAGGCATTGGAAGTGGTGATGCTACATAAACTGCTGTGTGTTCAGAAACATATTGATGTAGGTTCCTTGAAAGGTTCTGTGAACAGCAGAAAAATCATCAACCACACCACAACATACTTATGAAGAGAAGTTGTGCGCATTTATTACCCCTAACTTACTACCAGACAACCTTcctctcttttccttttcaacCATTCAACTACACAACAAACAACCTTACTGATACTATCATTTTCTTTCATGCAAAAAACTTGTACCATCTTTCTAATAATtcaacatatttaacctttctCTCTCCTTCAAACCTATTATTTATGCGATAACAATTATTTACaccaatattataataattaactgTTAACTTCCCCACTCTATAGTGTATATCTCTTTTCTAAATTTCCATAACTCTTTAAATTATCCATtctactaattattttatattataatatttgttttaattcacAATATTTTATAGCCAGTAAACAATGTACAAGATGAAATTAAAGAGGTAAATTCtttatgaaaattgaaaaaatatatatattgacataattatttaataattatataagagTGATATGATGGGTACTTATAATTTAATCATACTATTGAACGTAATACAAAATACTCTTTCTGTCTAatagttttagttttaaaaaaatatttaaattgaataatgCTTTCagcttgtaataaaatattatttattttattcttaattttctttctaataaattttaatttgcagTAGATAAATACAACATTTTATTACAACGGTAAACTTTTTTTGGTGcaattatttcaataaataataaattctgATGTTATTAGCTAAATTAATCAACttatgttataatttataaaatatacagaATAGACATATACATTTATAGTAAGTACCTTTGAATTTGAAAGTATCTATTAATCAAtgtaaacataaatatcaattaaaaatatgttaaaaataatgttaatttataaaaagactaatctgatttttttttttttaatttttccagAATGAGCTTATAAAGAAACTCATCCAAgctagatataaataaaattgctTTTCTTCTCTCATACTTTTATGtctaatcaaatttattaaggTCATTCATCTTCACATCATACATCTCCATTTCATTCttccaaattaaaaataatctttataCAAACATACTCTTCTCTCACGTACATGTATCAATCTAACAAATCTCATTCcttaatgatttattttgattagttttatttttttattttcttaactaaTACAAGACatgatatataaaatagtaaagtAGTCTTTTATctctgaaaattttcaaaagcaaaataTAGAAGCATTTGCTTCTATACTTAAATTTATGTTCTAGTATTATGTCAGTCTAAATGAACTAGACCCAGAGCTGTTAAGAAACACTTTCGATTTGAACTTtgccaataaaaaaataataatttaataatggtTACAAACACTTAAAATTGGTGTTCTAAGCAAGGTTTATATTCAGAAATgaaacttttgtttttgtttctttgttgaTATTTATTGTGTTCTTAAGACAATGTATCTGTGGCAGGATTCTGAAATGGTAGACATGAGTATAAAATGAAGGAAGGAAGCAATGAAGAGGGGAGGGAGCACAGTGACATTGGGGAAAAAAGATGTTATCAATGGGAGGGAGCAAACCCTAACAAAAAAGAATCAGAATTGTGGAACATTGTGACAAGTGTGAATCTCCTAATCACTTTTTAAAACCTTCAAATCATAATGCGCGCTCCGGTCTCGGGGACACAAAAtcaacttatttttcttttgtttaaccCATTCCACACAAAACAACCAAACCACCTACTGTATCATATTATTCTTCGTTTCTTCTCCGTTCAACACCTCACCCCCACGTGTCCAACGTAGTTTTCTCTTTTCCCTCTCACATGTTCCTTCATagtttttcatgtttcttcATAGACATAAAGAGGGAACAgcaattaagaaccaaaagttAAAGAGGGAACAACGCCTTGTATGCTTGGATCTAAAGAAACGGCCAATGCTAGCTAATAAATATTCAAACAAcagaaaaaatgtattattcAGAATCTTTAATACATTAATAGGTTTAACACAAGTAAAAGGAATGAGGAGGAAAAGGTAAAATGTCCCCCGCCACCCCAACCATAACTCTTAAGGTTGCTTTCATTAGCCATCAATTTGTTATTTGGTCTCCAACACTGTATTTGCTTTCCAccttagaaaaacaaaaaagcagAGTGTAACCTACATTCCCCTTTTCTTCAATAGCCTTAGTAAATGTCTTACTATACTATCCACCACATCGTCAAGTTCTTCTTCTATTAtaccactctttttttttttaatcacccTTTAATCTATACAAATTGAATTCTGTATAAGGATCGATGcatatttttagattatatttttgacattttaattactttttgtcAGGTCATatgtttgacatttttttttttaattcttaacaaTTTGATTGAAATAATTTGTCGGACAAAGTTTCCAAAATTCAATGATTTTGAACTCttaattttgtagtttttttatgtttataatcatTTAATAGTAACGGGGCACTTATATGCTATTTTGCATTTTCTTTGTGTAgtaaaaagtttaatatttgttactttGGCATAGAATTCATGTGTCCACCTTTCCTGTCTTTCCATCCTGAAGGAAGTGTActatgaaatgaaaaagaaattgatgcaGTTATAGTAAATCGTTATATCTGTCCATATTCTGATGTTGATGTATGATTACTGATTTTACTTCTTCAATCTTCAAATGAGTGagaaagatttttttctttcgaatcatttatattttataggaGATACACAATAGTTTCATGCTTAGATAAAACGCTATGAAGAAAATTaacgaaaaatattatatataattggattttttttctttttctttaatttctaaaatatttttattttttattcttaataaatttgtgaaccttttttatttgactTCACAAAACTATGTGAAAccctattttagaaaatatataaaagaaaattcttaaaacaatttaataaggATCAATTAAAAGGTCAAAAATTAGATGAAAaatcagaaaacaaaaactacTTTCACGGACAAACACTTTATTAgatgaaaaaaagttaaatacattttagaaaccaaaatcatatttaagtttatatttttttatatttgttaaaatcatataaatgtATTAGTTGACTAGGTTTGTCACTAAACTGCATAATTTGGAAGAAttcatcaatttattttttaatcacatgtttcattctttatttcaatgataaaaaataggtcaatttatgttatgatttattataaaatatcaaacgTTAAAAAAAGTGTgatatctttttgtaaataatatttttaatgtaaatacatTATAGACGTTTAGATTATTAATcgatgtaaaaagaaaaaaaatattagacgtaaaagaaaaatatttttttgtaatagtGTTCGTATAATCAAAGTTTTTGGAATgtattaatttatgaaaaaaattattcccttaatttattataaaatgattaataaaataaaactatttggtttctatataagtagatatgttttttagtggaagaatttttatttaatttttttattattattaaatgtaacCACTTAATTTTTAGTTgttagaattaaaatataagttatagtgttattaaataaaactaatttaacaCTTTTATAAGTCACAATGAATtagttattagtttattatatagatgaatagaaaaaaaattacattttagtGTAGAGTCTTATttatatctcaatttttttattgaaaaaaatagtattttaaatattaaaaatttattttaaatacttataaCATTCcgattatataaattaatgaaaaccTGGCATGTGTAACAAAtgtaacatatatatatttatatgaaactcaAAACTACTTGAAAGTTGTGGTACCTTCGTTTGATAGGATAACTTTCCTCCAAACACCTTTATATTACCCATGTAGTGTTTGGGGGTTGGTTTGAATCGAGACTTCATATTTTGGGCTTAATGTCTTCAACAAAGATGACCCATTAAGTGGATTGTGTCGTTTGTCTAGTCcggaataagaaaaaaaacacacacacacacacacatatatatatatatatatatatatatatatatatatatatatatattatggatTGAAACACAAACTTTAGATGATGGTATTATTTCGTGATGTTAAATTATTCCATTTCACacctaataaatttttacacttactttacatttattattttagttttcaatcTCTTTTtcattacaaatataaattttcaacaaCTAAATCAtccttgaaaataatttgtaaagtGAGGCATTTGATATGAAAAAACATTTTCTAATCGATTAATTGAGAATACTATTAAGAAGTGAGCTTAGttaaatctaatttatattaataaatgatttaatatgACTAAGTGATAAATAACATGATAGGTCTAACGTTAAAATAAACTGTGATACTATATtagaaagtaaatttaaatttaacatatctctat carries:
- the LOC114163272 gene encoding auxin-responsive protein IAA20; the encoded protein is MGKHSSSSSSSISSSSNHHHLLISTASSLTQELPTDLSLGLSISAAHRGGSSLSRGHWRQPQHPLVNISQGAEVNDCNDHSSFFVKVYMEGIPIGRKLNILAHGGYYELVRTLEHMFDTTILWGTEMNGVQPERCHVLTYEDEEGDLVMVGDVPWEMFLSTVKRLKITRVDTFGC